Part of the Armatimonadota bacterium genome, TCGATCAATACTTCTGGCATGTATCCTATTGCTGGCAGGGGCTGAGGCTGCGTTCTCCGGATCAGCAGACTTCCCTCTCGCCTGCGCCGACCCGATGCTGCGCTTCGCATCCGCGATGACGACGTCGGAGAGGGACACGTTCGTCCACGGATTCAATGCCCCCGACATTGCAGAAGACGACCTTGGCGTTGTACTCGACTTCTCCGGCGATGTCCGGGAACTTCGTGCGCTTGGAGTGACGACGCGAACCCACTTGGACTCACTGATCACCGCCACCGTCCCCTTGGACCGACTCGATGCGGTTGCTTCGCTGCCCGGCATGAAGTACATGCGGCTCGGAAGGCGGTTCCAGCCGATGCTGAACCTCAGCGTGCCGGACACGCGAACCTCCGACATCCGTTGGGGCATTCCTCCAAACTGGAGTGGCTACACCGGCAAGGGCGTCGTTGTCGGCGTTGTGGACCTCGGGATCGACGTCAATCACGCGGACTTCCGAGATGCTCGAGGCGGGAGCCGCATTCTCTTCCTATGGGATCAGACAACCGGCGTGTCCGGGGCAAATCATCCGGCTCCCTACAACTACGGCACTGAGTGGACCAAGGTGCAGATCAATGCTGGCCTCTGTACCCAGGTAGATACGGGAGGCCACGGGACATCCGTTGCAGGCATCGCTGCAGGGAACGGCTCCGCTACAGGCAACGGATGGCCGGCGTACCGTTACGTGGGCATGGCTCCGGAAGCCGACCTGGTTGTCGTGAAGTGCACTCTGACTGACGTGGCCATCATTGATGGCATGAACTATATTAAAAGCAAGGCCGCCTCCCTGGGCAAGCCCTGTGCTATCAACCTGAGCATCGGCACACATATGGGCGCCCATGATGGGACCGACCCGGTTGAGCGTGCGATAGACCAGATCGTCGGTCCCGGAGTCGTCGTCTGTACCGCCACCGGCAACAGCGGCACTACCGATCCCACCCGGTACGTCCACGCAGTATGGACGTTGCCCGCGAAGAACGCCCAGGTGACCGCCGGCTTGGGCGTCTCCGCGACGCGCTCGAATCCATTCTATATGGATATCTGGTACGAGGGTGAGGACTCTATTGACCTCAGTGTGACCACTCCGAACGGTTACAGCGTGACGAGGCAGACGGGTCAGACCACCGGCGGCTACCAGTCTACGCCCGACGGGGGCATCTGGATTGACAACGCTTCCGGAGGTGTGTACCCGTACAATGGGGACCGCGAGTGTATGGTCGTAGTACAGAACGCCGTGTCCGGGGCCTGGTCCGTCACCGCAATCGGCAGGACTATCGTCTCCGGGGGCAAGTGCGATGCTTGGATAGAGGCCGGACAGAATGTCTTCTGGTCGTCATACGGGACTAACGCGGGTTCCTGCACGGTGCCGAGCACATCCAACTCCGTGATCGCAGTCGGTGGTTACCAGACCAAAACACAATGGACGAATCCAAACGGCACACTTCAGGGCTGGATGGGCAGCCTTGGCGCGTTCTACACCGCGACCGGGGCCGGGCCGACCCGGGATGGTCGTCAAAGGCCGGAGCTGTGTGTCCCCAGCACCAGGATCGCATGCAGTTTATCCACGAACTTCGCAGCTAACCCGGACAATATTGTGGAGGACGGCGTTCATCTCGTTCAGGGAGGCACCAGCATGGCTTCTCCGCACATGACCGGAGCGGCCGCCCTCTGCCTGCAGCGCGACCCGACTGCAACGGCTTCCGACGTCAAGAACGCCGTTATCTCAACCGCCCGCGGCGATCTGTTCACCGGGCAGGTGCCGAACGAATGTTGGGGTGCAGGCAAACTCGATGTTTCGGCCGCGATTGATCTGGTGGCGCTCTATACAGACATCGGTACCGCCAGGATTCAGCCCGCCGGCACTCCAGTCAAGCTCCCTGCGCAGGTGGTGAGTGCCGGGCTCAGTCAGTTCTCAGACAGGTTCTACATCGAGAGCCCGGACAGAAGCGCTGGCATCCAGGTTCGCACCGGCGCGGGAAGCGGTATTCAGGCGGAGGAAGGCGGCAGAGTGACGGTGTACGGGCATGTCGGGATTGCCGACGGGGAACGCGCGGTGCTCCGACCTACGGTCACTCCGGCAGGCAGCGGCACTGTGCCGGGACCGCTCGCGCTGCCCAACGGATCGGTGGGCGGCGCTTCGGTGGGCGAAGTGCCCGGTGTTTCGGGCAGGGTCGGCCTCAACAACGTAGGATTGCTTGTGAGGGTCTACGGCAAGGTCACGAACCTGGGAGCGGATCACTTTCTCTTGGCTGACGGTTCTTCCCAACCGTTGAAGATTCTCTGCCCGGGTCTCTCGAAGCCCACGGTCGGCAAGTACGCCTTGGTCACGGGCATCAGTACGCTGAGTTTCGACGGTTCCGCCACGGTGCCGGTCGTTCGAGTGCGCAAGCAGTCGGATCTGAAGTACTACTGAGAGGCAGCCTCGTGTGGAAGCAGTCCCTCCTACTCAAGCAGGGCGCTAAGGGGCATACACCGAGATATCCGACTGGCTCCGGGGGCGCAGCGCCGGTATTATGTTCGCACCCGCAGTTCTGCTCGATGCAATCCCGGTCACTCGTACTATGGAGTTCAGCGCAGGCAGCGTTATGTCACTTCCAGCCGGACGTCCGCCGCAGTACACCTGCAAACCAGTCTGTCCCGAACCGTCCTGCAGGCCGCACCCGTCATCCATGTAGAAGTATTTCAGCGTGGTGTTGACGTGAGTCACGATTCCCCACACTCGAACCAGAAGCCCCGTGCTGTTCAGATTGGGATTGCCGCTTACTCCGGGGGTAAACTCGTTCAGCGGACCTCCGGACACGTCCCTCGTCAGCATCCCTACAGGCTCGGGTACGGGATAGGGCAGCGCAATGGGAGTGACCGTTGGGGTGTTGATCACCCGTTCGCCGTTTGAAGTGCCGAGCGTCCCTTGTACGAGTGTGCCCGTTCCATCGGCTACCGACAGCCCGGATCCATACACCTTGATCGCAGACGATCGGTCGGCTTCCTCGATGTAGAACGTCGAGGCTAACTGGTTCGTGCCGGTGGTAACGGTCTTACCGCTCAGGGATACCGCTGAACCATCCGGTAGTTGCTTGACCGCCGAGATCGTTACCTCAGGAGGCGGTGGGAGCGAATAGGACCATGTGTCCAGCACGCCACCCGTATCGTTCTTGGCCTGGCATGATACGCTGAGGCCACTGATATCAACCAGCACGTAGTGGTAGGCCGATATCGCACCCGGAGGGGCCGCGTAGAGTGGCGCGCCGCAGGAGCCGTTGATCACCTCGTAGATGCTGCCGTGCAGCGATCTCGAATACAGGTGCTCGTGGCCCGTAAAATACATCCTGACGCCGGCATTGGTCATGATGCTCCAGAAGTCGTCCCTCTCAGCGGGGTATGTGTCGAGCGAACTTCCGATGTGGCCGTCAACAGGATATGCGGGCTCGTGAGCCATGACGAATCTGTGCGGCTTCAGCGTGGCCGCGAGGTCGGTGATCAGCCACGATCTCTGCACGCGGTGGTTCTCACCGTAGTGGTTGCTGTTCAAACCGACGAAATGAGCGTTCTCGTGGTCGAATGAGAACACGGTTTCCGAGTATACGGTCGGACCGTTCGTCGGCATATTGACTTTGGCGCGTATGACGTTCTCCGACGTTGCGGTCGATACCTCGTGATTGCCGGGTACGAAATACCATGGGCAGTTGAGGGTATTCATGACGCTCAGCCATGTGTCCATCTGGGACGCCAACGTCGCGTCGGAACTCGACCCGTTCACTGCATCACCCTGGAATATGACCAGATCGGCGTTCTCCAGGTTGACAAGGCCTACAATTTTTGTCAACTCGGCTGTATTGACGCCGTTGTCGCTTCCGCGGCTGTCCGCCATCGAAACGAACTTCCAGGCAAAGGCCGGGGCTAACGATGCCGCGAACAAGACGACGATGAGCGGTGCGAAACTCGGTTTTCGGGTCATATCCTTCATCTCCGCCGCCTCCGGACGGGTCGGGCGGGAGTCCACGATCTTATCTACATTCTACATCATTTTTGCCGTATTTCCCATCAGTAATAATACCTGACGTTCCGAGCGGGGTGCTGTGTCGAGAGGGAACTTGCCCTGTCGCGCAGAACGAATGAGCGACTACCCGGCGGAACTGAGTAGCCTGCCAATACGCGGAGAGCGAGAATGCCTGTATTCGACGACAGATCGCTGATCGAGTTTCTGAGACGTTCGTATTTCGTCACGGATGGTCTCTGGTTCGTCAAGGTCGAGGAGGCGCACGGCTACGATGACGCCATGAGACTGGACGAGCACGTGTGGGAAGTCGTCCCGAAAATTCAGGCGCGGAAGGCAGTGGAGATTCTGAAGCTGAAGGGCGACTCGCTGGCCGAGATGGCTCTCTGCCTCGAACTGAAGTTTGCCTCGGAGGGTCACGCGTACCGGGTCGCCGAGAACTCTGCGGATCGTGTGGTTGTCGAGATCACTGAGTGCCCTTGGTTGGAAGCGCTGCGGAAGTCGGGCAGGGACGGACTGGCCCTCGACGTGTGCAACCGAATCTGTCTTCGTGAAGCGGTGGTCTGGGCCGCGGAGTTCGATACCGAACTGTCGGTCGAGTTCGAAGAACGGCTGTCGGACGGAGGTTCGATCTGCAGGCTGGTGTTCTCGCGCCCGTGAATCCGGATTGGTGATGCTCCGCGTGACCGGGCAGGTCCGCGATGGTTACTTCACCTTCCCGGCCAGCAGGAACGCCACCTTGCGGTAGATGCGTTGCACATCGTCGGAGTCCAGGTTGTATTGTTCGGCGACCGTCTCGAATGCCCTGGTGTGGGTGCCGAGAGACTCGACGTCTACGATGTCGCGGTTCATGTCCACGTCAAGGCCTGGACGCTCCGACCTCATCTCTTTCACTACGGCTGCGAAGACCCTTCCCTCGAAAGGCATCACTTCCGGCGTCACATACCTGTTGCGCGAGTTGAGACGCACGTCGAACACGTCTTCCGGCGGCGGCGTGCGGTCAATGTATCGCCCGTAGAAGTCGGTCTTGACCGCCCAAACTAAGCCAGCAGTAAGAAAGAACGCATAAAGAATGGTAAGCACGGCCTTCGCCCGCGACTTCCGCGGTGACTTCCACAGCATGAACAAGCCCAGCGGGGCGAAGACGACCAGCGCAGGCAGGATCAGCCAGAAGCTGTACCAAGGTTGCTTTTTCCTCATGAGCAATCGCCCTCCGGGAAGCGCGCCGTCCCAGTAGTCTGCTTCCGGATTCTACCATTATTATCGGATGAGCGGCAACAATGTATCAGGCCGAAGGCCTGGAGGAAACCGCGCGGCACGCATGGAAATACCGATAGTGTGCGCTCGCGTCCCAGAGCGGTGCGGCTGGCGGTATCCATGCTCAAACGAGACAAACACCTTACCATAATCGCGTTTCTCCTCCCGGCGGCGCTTCTCTATGCGGGGTTCTTCCTCTTCCCGATGGCGCAGGCGTTCTATATCGCCATGTTCCGATGGCGGGGGCTATCCATGAACAGAGAGTTCGTCGGCCTCGAGAATTTCCGCGAATTGCTCTTTCGGGATCCGATCTTCTGGAAGGCCCTTCAGCACAACCTGATCTTCATGGTCGTCGCGCTCGTGATCATCATCCCGGTTGCTCTGTTGATCGCGGTTGCGCTGAGCAAGAAGGTGCGGGGCTCCGAGACGTATCGCGCGGTCTTCCTGTTCCCCAACATAATATCCGTAGTCGCCGTCGCGGTTCTCTGGTCGTTCATCTATCACCCTCGTATGGGTATCCTGAACGCTTTTCTGAAACTGGTCGGCCTCGAGCAGTTTGCGTCCACCGGTTGGCTCGGCGAGCCGGACCTGGCCCTTCCCGCGCTGATCGCCACCACAATCTGGTACTCGATGGGTTTCTACATCGTTCTGTTCCTTGCCGGTGTCCAGAGCATCCCGCAGACCTTCTATGAGGCCGCGTGCATTGACGGCGCTAGCAACTGGCAGTCATTTCGCCATGTGACTCTCCCGCTGGTGTGGGAGATCCTGAAGATGGCGATCGTCTACCTGATTATTCACACGCTCAACATCTTCGGACTGGTGTTCATCATGACCGACGGCGGTCCGGACAACCAGACGGAGGTGATGCTGAGCTACCTGTACCGTCTGGCCTTCGAGGAGAGCAACTTCGGCTATGCGACGGCGCTCGGAGTCGTCGCATTCATACTTATATTCATCATCTCGATCACCTCCATCCGCCTGATGCGGAGGGAAGTGGTGGAGTACTAGCGAGGAGTCCCACGGTAGGCTATGCGAGGACGCGCAACGACGAACCGACTCTCGGCATTCGGCCTCCTGAAGAGCGTATTGCTCCACGGGATGTTGCTTCTGTATGCGGCGATCGTCATCTACCCGATGATCTGGCTCGCCTCGGCGTCTCTCAAGACCTCGATCGAGCTGTTCGAGAATCCCTGGTCGCCCCCCTCGGCCGCGCAGTGGGCGAACTACGCGAAAGCATGGACGGAGGCGGGCATCGGGCAGTACTTCATGAACAGCGTGTTCGTGACGGCCGTCTCGATGTTCTTCATACTGCTCATCGGCTCGATGGCGGCCTATGCTCTCGCCCGGTTCGTATTTCCAGGCAGCGGGGCCGTGCACACGGTCTTCGTCAGCGGCATGATGTTCCCCGTCTTCCTGAGCATCGTCCCCCTGTTCCTGCTGCTCAGAAGCCTGGGCATGTGGAACAACTACTTCGGCCTGATCACCGCCTATGTGGCCTACTCGCTGTCGTTCACTGTCTTCATCATGACCGGCTTCTTCAAGACGCTTCCCGGCGAACTTGCGGAGGCAGGGCTGATAGACGGCTGCTCGCACTTCTCGGCCTTCTGGCGAATCATGCTTCCTCTTGCCAAGCCCGGGCTGATCACCGCAGGGATATTCAACTTCTTCGGTATCTGGAACGAGTATCCCCTGGCTCTCGTCATCATTGCCGACAGCAAGCTCCGCACACTACCGCTCGGGATCGCCAATCTGCTGATGGTTCAGCACTACGAGACGGACTGGGGCGCGCTCTTCGCGGGGCTCGTAATGGTGATGCTGCCGACGCTCATCGTGTACATGTTCTTCCAGCGTCAGATCACCGCCGGGCTCACCGCGGGGGCGCTCAAAGGATAACGATATGTCACAAGTCCTGCGCGCGTGGTCTCTCATCCGGGACATCCCGGATTTTCCGAAGCCGGGTATCATCTTCAAGGACATCACGCCCGTCCTGCAGGACCCGGCGGCTCTGGCCGAGGTTGTGGACGCGATGAGCGAGTACGCTTCTGAGACCAAGCCGGACGTGATCGTCGGAATCGAGTCGCGGGGCTTCATCCTGGGCGCGCCGGTGGCGGTCAGGCTCGCAAAGGGCTTCGTGCCGGTCCGCAAGATCGGGAAACTTCCCCACCAGACCGTCAAGTGCGAGTACGCCCTCGAGTACGGCACGAACACCGTCGAGATGCACCGTGATGCCATCCGCCCCGGCCATCGGGCGCTCGTCATTGACGATCTTCTCGCGACCGGCGGCACGGCGTCGGCGTCGGCCCGGCTCATCGAGGAACTCGGCGGCCTGGTGGTCGGGTTGTCTTTCCTCGTCGAACTCGACTTCCTCAGGGGGCGCGACCAACTCCGTGGCTACGATATCAAGAGCTTCATCAGGTACTGATTGGCATCGAACTCCGCGTTGACAAGCCCCAGGCTCTGTGGTACAATCCTGTTACCAACGTGGGGATGTGGCGGAATGGCAGACGCGCTTGGTTGAGGGCCAAGTGCCCGCAAGGGCATGAGAGTTCAACTCTCTCCATCCCCACCAGGCCTGACGGGCGATTGGCTCAGGGGGAGAGCGCTTCCTTCACACGGAAGAGGTCGTTGGTTCAAATCCAACATCGCCCACCAACAGATGCGGGAGTAGTTCAGTGGTAGAGCACCTGCTTCCCAAGCAGGTTGTCGCGGGTTCGAATCCCGTCTCCCGCTCCATGAGGCGTGGTACCCAAGTGGTAAGGGAGCGGTCTGCAAAACCGTTATGCACGAGTTCGAATCTCGTCCACGCCTCCATCCATCTTCTTTACGCCTAGACCGCCGTCTCCTGCCACCTGCTGCACCTGAAGACCGCCAGCATCACCAGCCCGGAGAGTATAGCCGTCGCAGACATCGCGATCCACGCCCCGTTTGCGCCCATTTGAAGCGTGATCGCCAGGTAATAGGTCAGCGGCAGCCGTGCGAACCAGAGTGTTGCTATCGTCGCAATCGCCGGAACGCGAGTCGCGCCCGCCCCCTGCATCGCGCCCGTGAGGATCATTGAGAGCGCGAGGAACGGCTCGGAGATCGCGTTGATCCGCAGGTAGCTCACGATCAGCGACCGAACTACCGCATCATTGGTGAAGAGCCCCGCGATCGGCGCGGCCAGCACGAAGAATATCACCCCCGCAATGCTCATCACCCATATGCCCTGCCACGCGGCCGCCCATGCGCTCGCGGTGGCTCGCTTCGGTTGATCGGCCCCGAGGTTCTGCCCGACCATCGAGGTCGCCGCCGTGCTGAAGGCGAACCCGAGCATGAATGCCAGCGCCTCGGTCCTGATCCCCGCCGTCAGCGCTGCGATGGCGAGATAGCCCTGAGAGGTCAGCCCGAGTATCGAGTAGTAGGTCATGGACGCGCCCGTCCGCAGGACTCCCTGGACGGCAGCCGGCAGCCCGATGCTCAGGATGCGCCTGAACCATCCCCAGTCCGGCGACCATCCGCGCATGAGCGATCCGCGAAGCGGGGACCGCGCCAGGTATACAGAGAGCATCAGCGCGCCCATCAGACGTGAGATTCCGTTCGCGATTGCCGCACCTGCGACCTCAAGCCGGGGGAGAGGTCCTATGCCGAAGATCAGCAGATAGTCGCCGCCGACGCTCACCGATGTCACGACCGCCATGACGATCAGCGGCGTCCACATGTCGCCCATGCCGCGAAATACGCCGGTGAGGATCAGCAGTAGGTAGTAGGGCGTCACCGAGAGCATCAGGATATACAGATAGCTGAGTCCGAGACGGAGCGCATCGCCCTCCGCGCCCATGAACCTGAGTAGCGGCCTCCCGATACCGACGAGCAGCAGCCCCGAGACGATGGAAGCGATCACGCCCAACAGGATCGACTGCCGGACGCTCTCCTCGGCCTCTTCCGGCTCGCCGGCGCCGATGAACCGTGCCACGAGCGCGGTAGTGCCGACCCCGACCGCCGTGACCAGCGCCATCAGCACCATGTTGACCTGGCTGGCGAGTCCGACTCCGCTCAAGGCCGCCGGTCCGAGCTGCCCGACGAAGATGCCGTCGAGCATCCCGTTCATAGTCATCAGGAACATGGTGATCATCGTCGGCCAGGACAGCCACCAGACCGTAGCCCAGACTCGGTCTTCGCCGACGATGCGGTCTCTCGTAGTCACGGCGGAATCTGGTCTTGTTTCCATAATGGTCAAGACCCCTCGGACTCGCGGCCGGCCTTCAGGCTGTCGCGGATCTCCCTGCCGGCGTACCTGCCCACGCCGAGCGTGAACGCCGCTCCGAGCGAGAGGCTGAGGCGTATGCGTTTCAGTACCCGCAGGCCGTGGAGTTTGACGGTTTCGAGGTCGGCGTCCAAGGTCTCCGGGCCGAGCCCGCACTGCTCCAGGAGTGCGCTCGAGCGGCCCGGCGGGAGGGATCGGAGGATGTAACGAAGGGCGAGAAGGACCACCGCTAGGTCGTCCATCTGGCCGATTACGGGAATGATGCCCGGTATGGCATCAATCGGGCTGACGGAGTAGCCGAGCGCGCCCATCAGCGCCGCGCGCTGCCTTGTGGAGAGACTGGAATCACGGATTAGCAGCCACGAGAGCTTGGCGTACTTCGGCAGCCGTTGTACT contains:
- a CDS encoding S8 family serine peptidase; translation: MLAGAEAAFSGSADFPLACADPMLRFASAMTTSERDTFVHGFNAPDIAEDDLGVVLDFSGDVRELRALGVTTRTHLDSLITATVPLDRLDAVASLPGMKYMRLGRRFQPMLNLSVPDTRTSDIRWGIPPNWSGYTGKGVVVGVVDLGIDVNHADFRDARGGSRILFLWDQTTGVSGANHPAPYNYGTEWTKVQINAGLCTQVDTGGHGTSVAGIAAGNGSATGNGWPAYRYVGMAPEADLVVVKCTLTDVAIIDGMNYIKSKAASLGKPCAINLSIGTHMGAHDGTDPVERAIDQIVGPGVVVCTATGNSGTTDPTRYVHAVWTLPAKNAQVTAGLGVSATRSNPFYMDIWYEGEDSIDLSVTTPNGYSVTRQTGQTTGGYQSTPDGGIWIDNASGGVYPYNGDRECMVVVQNAVSGAWSVTAIGRTIVSGGKCDAWIEAGQNVFWSSYGTNAGSCTVPSTSNSVIAVGGYQTKTQWTNPNGTLQGWMGSLGAFYTATGAGPTRDGRQRPELCVPSTRIACSLSTNFAANPDNIVEDGVHLVQGGTSMASPHMTGAAALCLQRDPTATASDVKNAVISTARGDLFTGQVPNECWGAGKLDVSAAIDLVALYTDIGTARIQPAGTPVKLPAQVVSAGLSQFSDRFYIESPDRSAGIQVRTGAGSGIQAEEGGRVTVYGHVGIADGERAVLRPTVTPAGSGTVPGPLALPNGSVGGASVGEVPGVSGRVGLNNVGLLVRVYGKVTNLGADHFLLADGSSQPLKILCPGLSKPTVGKYALVTGISTLSFDGSATVPVVRVRKQSDLKYY
- a CDS encoding metallophosphoesterase, with the protein product MKDMTRKPSFAPLIVVLFAASLAPAFAWKFVSMADSRGSDNGVNTAELTKIVGLVNLENADLVIFQGDAVNGSSSDATLASQMDTWLSVMNTLNCPWYFVPGNHEVSTATSENVIRAKVNMPTNGPTVYSETVFSFDHENAHFVGLNSNHYGENHRVQRSWLITDLAATLKPHRFVMAHEPAYPVDGHIGSSLDTYPAERDDFWSIMTNAGVRMYFTGHEHLYSRSLHGSIYEVINGSCGAPLYAAPPGAISAYHYVLVDISGLSVSCQAKNDTGGVLDTWSYSLPPPPEVTISAVKQLPDGSAVSLSGKTVTTGTNQLASTFYIEEADRSSAIKVYGSGLSVADGTGTLVQGTLGTSNGERVINTPTVTPIALPYPVPEPVGMLTRDVSGGPLNEFTPGVSGNPNLNSTGLLVRVWGIVTHVNTTLKYFYMDDGCGLQDGSGQTGLQVYCGGRPAGSDITLPALNSIVRVTGIASSRTAGANIIPALRPRSQSDISVYAP
- a CDS encoding L-2-amino-thiazoline-4-carboxylic acid hydrolase, which encodes MPVFDDRSLIEFLRRSYFVTDGLWFVKVEEAHGYDDAMRLDEHVWEVVPKIQARKAVEILKLKGDSLAEMALCLELKFASEGHAYRVAENSADRVVVEITECPWLEALRKSGRDGLALDVCNRICLREAVVWAAEFDTELSVEFEERLSDGGSICRLVFSRP
- a CDS encoding sugar ABC transporter permease, with the protein product MLKRDKHLTIIAFLLPAALLYAGFFLFPMAQAFYIAMFRWRGLSMNREFVGLENFRELLFRDPIFWKALQHNLIFMVVALVIIIPVALLIAVALSKKVRGSETYRAVFLFPNIISVVAVAVLWSFIYHPRMGILNAFLKLVGLEQFASTGWLGEPDLALPALIATTIWYSMGFYIVLFLAGVQSIPQTFYEAACIDGASNWQSFRHVTLPLVWEILKMAIVYLIIHTLNIFGLVFIMTDGGPDNQTEVMLSYLYRLAFEESNFGYATALGVVAFILIFIISITSIRLMRREVVEY
- a CDS encoding carbohydrate ABC transporter permease, encoding MLLLYAAIVIYPMIWLASASLKTSIELFENPWSPPSAAQWANYAKAWTEAGIGQYFMNSVFVTAVSMFFILLIGSMAAYALARFVFPGSGAVHTVFVSGMMFPVFLSIVPLFLLLRSLGMWNNYFGLITAYVAYSLSFTVFIMTGFFKTLPGELAEAGLIDGCSHFSAFWRIMLPLAKPGLITAGIFNFFGIWNEYPLALVIIADSKLRTLPLGIANLLMVQHYETDWGALFAGLVMVMLPTLIVYMFFQRQITAGLTAGALKG
- a CDS encoding adenine phosphoribosyltransferase, whose amino-acid sequence is MSQVLRAWSLIRDIPDFPKPGIIFKDITPVLQDPAALAEVVDAMSEYASETKPDVIVGIESRGFILGAPVAVRLAKGFVPVRKIGKLPHQTVKCEYALEYGTNTVEMHRDAIRPGHRALVIDDLLATGGTASASARLIEELGGLVVGLSFLVELDFLRGRDQLRGYDIKSFIRY
- a CDS encoding MATE family efflux transporter, which translates into the protein METRPDSAVTTRDRIVGEDRVWATVWWLSWPTMITMFLMTMNGMLDGIFVGQLGPAALSGVGLASQVNMVLMALVTAVGVGTTALVARFIGAGEPEEAEESVRQSILLGVIASIVSGLLLVGIGRPLLRFMGAEGDALRLGLSYLYILMLSVTPYYLLLILTGVFRGMGDMWTPLIVMAVVTSVSVGGDYLLIFGIGPLPRLEVAGAAIANGISRLMGALMLSVYLARSPLRGSLMRGWSPDWGWFRRILSIGLPAAVQGVLRTGASMTYYSILGLTSQGYLAIAALTAGIRTEALAFMLGFAFSTAATSMVGQNLGADQPKRATASAWAAAWQGIWVMSIAGVIFFVLAAPIAGLFTNDAVVRSLIVSYLRINAISEPFLALSMILTGAMQGAGATRVPAIATIATLWFARLPLTYYLAITLQMGANGAWIAMSATAILSGLVMLAVFRCSRWQETAV
- a CDS encoding DUF1232 domain-containing protein; protein product: MHDKDPTSRRSNPLLARDVSEIVQRLPKYAKLSWLLIRDSSLSTRQRAALMGALGYSVSPIDAIPGIIPVIGQMDDLAVVLLALRYILRSLPPGRSSALLEQCGLGPETLDADLETVKLHGLRVLKRIRLSLSLGAAFTLGVGRYAGREIRDSLKAGRESEGS